A DNA window from Sulfurovum riftiae contains the following coding sequences:
- the htpX gene encoding zinc metalloprotease HtpX, producing the protein MEQFKTYALMTGLTLLFIWFGGMIAGQTGMIIAFIAAAGMNFYAYYYSDQAVLKHYHAHPVDRAHASGLYEIVEKLTQRAGLPMPALYIIPEQQPNAFATGRNYEHAAVAVTEGLLNLMTEEEIEAVIAHELSHIKHYDMLIGTVTATIAGAIAMLAQFGMFFGGGDRDRPNIFVTLALMFIMPLAATIIQMTVSRNREFMADEGAARMTGHPEWLQSALAKLDNYARGITMPEADPQTAHMFIINPFTGKDVSLKQLFSTHPSTEARIEKLEALK; encoded by the coding sequence ATGGAACAATTCAAAACCTATGCTTTAATGACCGGGTTGACACTGCTGTTCATCTGGTTCGGAGGAATGATCGCCGGACAGACAGGGATGATCATCGCTTTCATCGCCGCAGCCGGGATGAACTTCTATGCCTACTACTACAGCGACCAGGCAGTACTCAAGCACTACCATGCCCATCCGGTGGACAGGGCACATGCCAGCGGACTCTATGAGATCGTCGAGAAACTGACACAGCGTGCCGGACTTCCGATGCCGGCACTCTATATTATTCCCGAACAGCAGCCCAACGCTTTTGCCACAGGAAGAAACTATGAACATGCCGCAGTTGCCGTGACAGAAGGACTGCTAAACCTTATGACAGAAGAGGAAATTGAAGCGGTCATCGCCCATGAGCTCAGTCATATCAAACACTACGATATGCTTATAGGTACCGTAACAGCTACTATCGCAGGGGCCATTGCCATGCTGGCACAGTTCGGTATGTTCTTTGGCGGCGGAGACCGTGACAGGCCCAATATTTTTGTAACACTCGCACTTATGTTCATCATGCCGCTGGCAGCGACCATTATTCAGATGACCGTCAGCCGCAACCGTGAATTCATGGCGGACGAAGGTGCCGCCCGTATGACAGGCCACCCCGAATGGCTGCAGAGCGCTTTGGCAAAGCTGGACAACTATGCAAGAGGTATCACCATGCCCGAAGCTGATCCGCAGACAGCACACATGTTCATCATCAACCCTTTCACAGGCAAAGATGTCTCGCTCAAACAGCTATTCTCAACCCATCCGAGCACCGAAGCGAGGATCGAGAAACTTGAAGCACTCAAGTAG
- a CDS encoding type III pantothenate kinase: MLLADIGNTHFHIYDGKKVEHLPYAEAIGKYRGKSLQYISVNRDIEKQIGCIEGWKNVSDFMYIPGEYDTMGVDRKALCLSHDNGVFVDAGSAITVDVMERGIYKGGYIFPGIKAMLESYRRISPALEVPLDEHIDLTRLPLTTKGQISYGIIASIKALIEKHKDKKRLYFTGGDGKLLAGFFRDAIYDETLVFKGMMHTLQISEQ; encoded by the coding sequence ATGTTATTGGCAGACATAGGAAATACCCATTTTCATATCTATGATGGCAAAAAGGTTGAACACCTTCCATATGCTGAAGCAATTGGAAAATACCGTGGAAAATCTTTACAGTACATCTCTGTCAACAGAGATATAGAAAAGCAGATAGGCTGTATCGAAGGATGGAAGAATGTATCGGACTTCATGTATATTCCGGGGGAGTATGACACTATGGGGGTGGATAGAAAAGCACTCTGTCTGAGCCATGACAACGGTGTGTTCGTAGATGCGGGTTCCGCCATTACGGTCGACGTGATGGAAAGGGGTATCTACAAGGGCGGGTATATCTTTCCGGGTATCAAAGCGATGCTGGAAAGCTATAGACGTATCTCTCCAGCCCTGGAGGTTCCTTTGGATGAACACATTGATCTTACCAGGCTGCCTCTTACAACAAAAGGGCAGATAAGCTATGGTATAATCGCGTCTATCAAAGCACTCATAGAAAAGCATAAAGATAAAAAAAGACTTTATTTTACCGGCGGGGACGGCAAACTGCTTGCCGGATTCTTTAGAGATGCGATCTATGATGAAACACTTGTTTTCAAAGGCATGATGCATACTTTGCAAATAAGTGAACAATGA
- a CDS encoding VacB/RNase II family 3'-5' exoribonuclease, which yields MSAFAVQLTNGCLPSDIEQEDKNTFQELQRIGALEEVDGLWRLSSLYRAGRLYIGKDGRGYVEAQFKEQKDLLVEPDHLGDAKHGDTVVVKRIIARRGRASGKVVMVITKAHLFTIAYTHRDEAGNFLILNIKTGEPTHAVMEGMDLKAFKLGTVMKVDVDDDKVLEVFGHLDDPRVDEKISLALFNREDAFPPQCIEEALQIESEVTKEEHPERVDLTHLDFCTIDPVTAKDFDDAIYFDIPSYTLYVAIADVSHYVPYFTEIDKEAKKRGFTTYLPHKSFPMLPRELSENICSLKPKVDRLAFVAKIALDKNSLKPVKEEFFEAIIHSKHRFNYEAVDKIIKTDGKEATGKVKEILHYLLPLYKITQRLRKARLKHGFDFRSEEIKLTLNEEQLLTQTQIETGTPSHSLIEECMLLANQASAKRFKGDGDSIFRIHEPPQLSKIEALLTELAAIGLYVEEYEDAPSLIRAIQKEAEKMGLSAEVDAMIIKSLRQASYSAHNVGHFGLGFSHYSHFTSPIRRYSDLILHRLIKTQLTNDEEEAEYLLRNIEPLCVRVSELEREATKAEWDFRDRKFARWAKTQIGMFFEAEVIEAGESTKAVLQGEIKGVTVNLRGDNIMLFDRIRVMITEVNIAQAVIMAELVNKLEKEEMDL from the coding sequence ATGAGTGCCTTTGCTGTCCAGCTTACCAACGGATGCCTGCCTTCCGACATTGAACAGGAAGACAAAAATACCTTTCAGGAACTGCAGCGTATCGGTGCACTTGAAGAGGTGGACGGCCTGTGGAGACTCTCTTCGCTCTACCGTGCCGGACGGCTCTATATCGGCAAAGACGGCAGAGGGTATGTGGAAGCGCAGTTCAAGGAACAGAAAGACCTGCTTGTGGAGCCCGACCATCTCGGAGATGCCAAACACGGTGATACGGTCGTGGTCAAACGCATCATTGCAAGACGCGGGCGTGCCAGCGGAAAAGTGGTTATGGTCATTACCAAAGCACATCTCTTTACCATTGCCTATACCCACAGGGATGAAGCGGGCAATTTCCTCATTCTCAACATCAAGACAGGAGAACCTACCCATGCAGTTATGGAGGGGATGGACCTCAAAGCCTTCAAGCTCGGTACGGTCATGAAGGTCGATGTCGATGACGACAAGGTACTCGAGGTCTTCGGACACCTGGATGACCCGAGGGTTGATGAGAAGATCTCTCTGGCACTCTTCAACCGAGAGGATGCCTTCCCTCCCCAATGTATCGAAGAGGCGCTGCAGATAGAGTCCGAGGTGACCAAAGAGGAACATCCGGAACGAGTGGACCTTACCCACCTTGACTTCTGTACCATCGACCCCGTGACAGCCAAAGATTTTGACGATGCCATCTATTTTGACATCCCCAGCTATACACTCTATGTCGCCATTGCAGATGTAAGCCACTATGTGCCCTACTTCACCGAGATCGACAAAGAGGCGAAGAAACGGGGTTTCACCACCTACCTTCCGCATAAATCCTTCCCGATGCTCCCGCGTGAATTGAGTGAGAATATCTGTTCTCTCAAACCCAAAGTGGACAGGCTGGCATTCGTTGCCAAGATCGCTCTGGACAAAAACTCACTCAAACCGGTCAAAGAGGAGTTCTTCGAAGCGATCATCCACTCCAAACACCGCTTCAACTATGAAGCGGTTGACAAGATCATTAAAACGGATGGCAAAGAGGCGACAGGCAAGGTCAAGGAGATACTCCACTACCTGCTGCCGCTTTACAAGATCACCCAGAGACTTCGAAAAGCACGTCTGAAACACGGATTTGACTTCAGAAGCGAAGAGATCAAACTCACCCTCAACGAGGAGCAGCTGCTGACACAGACACAGATAGAGACGGGAACACCTTCGCACTCTCTCATTGAAGAGTGTATGCTGCTCGCCAACCAAGCTTCTGCCAAACGCTTCAAAGGTGACGGAGACAGCATTTTCCGTATTCATGAACCGCCGCAGCTGAGCAAGATAGAAGCCCTTCTTACAGAGCTGGCTGCCATTGGGCTCTATGTGGAGGAGTATGAAGATGCCCCTTCGCTTATCAGAGCCATACAGAAAGAGGCAGAAAAGATGGGACTCTCCGCCGAAGTGGATGCCATGATCATCAAATCTCTCAGACAGGCAAGCTACTCTGCACACAATGTGGGGCACTTCGGACTTGGCTTCAGCCACTACAGCCACTTCACCTCTCCTATCCGCCGTTATTCGGACCTCATTTTGCACCGTCTCATCAAGACACAGCTGACCAACGATGAAGAGGAAGCCGAATATCTGCTGCGAAACATCGAACCGCTCTGTGTCAGGGTATCGGAACTCGAAAGAGAAGCCACCAAGGCGGAATGGGATTTCAGAGACCGCAAATTCGCACGCTGGGCCAAGACCCAGATAGGTATGTTCTTCGAAGCCGAGGTCATCGAAGCCGGAGAGAGTACTAAAGCCGTACTCCAGGGGGAGATCAAAGGGGTTACGGTCAATCTCAGGGGAGACAACATTATGCTCTTCGACAGGATACGCGTGATGATCACCGAAGTGAACATAGCTCAGGCAGTCATTATGGCTGAGCTTGTCAATAAGCTTGAAAAAGAGGAGATGGATTTATGA
- the rpsF gene encoding 30S ribosomal protein S6: protein MTCYETLFVVKPTLTEEETAAEIAKIKDVLAKVEAELLATDDMGMRKLAYPVQKNDRGYYTVLFYKANGDAIAEIERNLKINEEVIKFLTVKYVKNKEIAQFDKLVAAAGKSKEAEPKAETAETTEA, encoded by the coding sequence ATGACTTGTTATGAAACACTGTTTGTAGTTAAACCTACACTGACAGAAGAAGAGACGGCAGCCGAGATCGCGAAGATCAAAGACGTTCTTGCCAAAGTAGAAGCGGAGCTTCTTGCAACTGATGATATGGGTATGAGAAAACTTGCGTATCCTGTACAGAAAAACGACAGAGGGTACTACACTGTGCTTTTCTACAAAGCGAACGGTGATGCGATCGCAGAGATCGAAAGAAACCTCAAGATCAACGAAGAGGTCATTAAGTTTTTAACTGTAAAATATGTTAAAAACAAAGAGATCGCACAATTCGACAAGCTTGTCGCTGCAGCGGGTAAAAGCAAAGAAGCTGAGCCAAAAGCAGAAACAGCAGAGACAACTGAGGCGTAA
- a CDS encoding class I SAM-dependent DNA methyltransferase gives MANTADSLDLYAKVEDLLGVKEAAPALYAHYLLFLNTVEFDTLLDVGCGSGDFLRQMQSALGIPQVKGVDLSPSMVAQTCEQGIDAECIDLCDLKGTYDVITAVFDMMNYLDKAQLKEFLSCVKEHLNKGGYFLFDINTLYGFENVAVGSYIVDDDTRFLTVDSDFENGEYLSEFTLFEKGDECFKKSQETIRQYYHTVDDIVVLSGLELIVNDEVNLYGLESADKRFVVLKNT, from the coding sequence ATGGCTAATACAGCTGATTCGCTAGACCTCTACGCCAAAGTAGAGGACCTTCTTGGTGTGAAGGAGGCAGCCCCTGCACTCTATGCCCACTATCTTCTTTTTCTCAATACCGTTGAATTTGACACCCTTCTCGATGTAGGATGCGGATCGGGAGATTTTCTCCGACAGATGCAGAGTGCATTGGGTATCCCCCAGGTCAAAGGTGTTGACCTGAGCCCGTCCATGGTGGCTCAAACATGTGAACAGGGTATCGATGCAGAGTGCATAGACCTGTGTGACCTGAAGGGCACCTACGATGTCATTACAGCGGTCTTCGATATGATGAACTATCTTGACAAGGCACAACTGAAAGAATTTCTTTCCTGTGTAAAAGAACATCTCAATAAAGGCGGCTATTTCCTGTTCGACATCAATACCCTCTACGGGTTTGAAAATGTAGCGGTAGGCTCCTACATCGTAGATGATGATACCCGGTTCTTGACAGTGGACAGTGATTTTGAGAATGGTGAATATCTCTCCGAATTCACTTTATTCGAAAAAGGGGATGAGTGTTTTAAAAAATCACAAGAAACGATCAGGCAGTATTATCATACGGTAGATGATATTGTTGTATTAAGTGGTCTGGAATTGATTGTGAATGATGAGGTGAATCTTTACGGATTGGAAAGCGCTGATAAGCGATTTGTGGTATTAAAAAACACGTAG
- a CDS encoding single-stranded DNA-binding protein — MYNKIILAGNLTRDVEIRYTQGGSAIGSTAIATSRKFKSQTGEQKEEVLFVDLTFFGRTAEIANQYLRKGSKVLVDGRLKLDQWTAQDGTKRSKHSVTVENLQMLDTKGQSEQMAAQGGYNAPVQQDTYSQPAPSQQSAPQQPQQQQAPAQSIPEIDINEDEIPF, encoded by the coding sequence ATGTACAACAAGATAATTTTAGCAGGAAACCTTACCAGAGACGTAGAGATCAGATATACCCAGGGTGGTTCAGCCATCGGAAGTACGGCGATCGCCACTTCACGTAAGTTCAAATCTCAGACAGGTGAGCAGAAGGAAGAAGTCCTTTTCGTAGACCTGACGTTCTTCGGTAGAACTGCTGAAATTGCCAACCAGTATTTACGTAAGGGAAGCAAAGTTTTAGTGGATGGCAGGTTAAAGCTTGACCAGTGGACAGCACAGGACGGCACAAAGAGAAGCAAGCATTCGGTCACTGTAGAGAACCTGCAGATGCTCGATACAAAAGGTCAGAGTGAGCAGATGGCAGCACAGGGCGGATACAACGCACCTGTACAGCAGGACACTTACTCTCAGCCGGCACCTTCTCAACAAAGTGCACCTCAGCAGCCGCAGCAACAGCAGGCACCTGCACAGAGCATCCCGGAAATAGACATCAACGAAGATGAAATACCGTTTTAG
- the holA gene encoding DNA polymerase III subunit delta has translation MYQREFDQRLSQGLPKAVLVFGENAYMIDHYIDLYRTKLDARESALNLYYDEWNFDQAKNFLSQTSLFGGTNLVVVKHDKKIPKKELDTLVALANKNSDNYFLYCYEGTAKDAKSMQAAFTDKKGGVWVRLFEANIREGVAILQQKAQRIGLDIDHYALQHLMLLLNNNIALCSNELDKLAILGTTVTSKDIDRLVYSTAPLATEQLLIDLFNKKPITATITKLLDLGENENDLLRSTQYFVNQIFLFHAYIKLHGHVDSAAILGYKLPKPIEDQKAQLALRVKSASLLKIFEHLLESEIEMKKAPATQREVLLYSMLIKIQGYL, from the coding sequence ATGTACCAGAGAGAATTCGACCAGCGCCTCAGTCAGGGATTGCCCAAAGCGGTACTTGTATTTGGGGAGAATGCCTATATGATAGACCACTACATCGACCTGTACAGAACGAAGCTCGATGCCAGAGAGAGTGCGCTGAACCTCTATTATGATGAATGGAATTTCGATCAGGCGAAGAATTTTCTCTCGCAGACCTCACTCTTTGGCGGGACCAACCTGGTCGTGGTCAAGCATGACAAGAAGATACCCAAAAAAGAGCTCGACACACTGGTGGCACTGGCCAACAAGAACAGCGACAACTACTTCCTCTACTGCTATGAAGGGACAGCCAAAGATGCCAAGAGCATGCAGGCGGCGTTCACCGACAAAAAGGGCGGTGTCTGGGTACGTCTGTTCGAAGCAAACATCCGTGAGGGTGTGGCCATACTGCAGCAGAAAGCACAGAGGATCGGTCTCGATATCGACCACTACGCCTTGCAGCATCTCATGCTGCTGCTCAACAACAACATAGCCCTCTGTTCCAACGAACTGGACAAACTCGCCATCCTGGGTACGACGGTCACCAGCAAAGACATTGACCGGCTTGTCTACTCCACTGCACCTCTGGCCACAGAACAGCTGCTCATAGACCTTTTCAACAAAAAGCCCATTACAGCGACCATTACCAAACTGCTTGACCTGGGAGAGAACGAGAACGATCTGTTGCGTTCTACACAGTATTTCGTCAACCAGATATTCCTCTTTCATGCCTACATAAAGCTGCACGGTCATGTGGACTCGGCAGCCATCCTCGGCTACAAACTTCCCAAACCCATCGAAGACCAGAAAGCACAGCTTGCCCTGCGCGTCAAGTCTGCTTCCCTGCTCAAGATATTTGAACACCTTCTGGAGAGTGAGATCGAGATGAAAAAGGCCCCTGCCACCCAAAGGGAGGTACTGCTCTACAGCATGCTTATCAAGATACAGGGCTACCTGTAA
- a CDS encoding FAD-dependent oxidoreductase, giving the protein MNQDRYEVLIVGAGISGAALTYELARYTNVNRIAVLEKYEDVATLNTSGKANSQTIHFGDIETNYTVSKASITKQTAKMVEKYCLQHHLENDVIFSHQKMALGVGDREVEFMLERYEEFKDLFPNLQVWDKEHLKTIEPKLVFDENGKERPETIVGIGSVGEWTTVDYGKMTKSLIENAKKEPDTQVDLFLNTQVTDIKKLDEGGYEVQTGNGTYFADSVVVNAGAHSLFLAHKMGYGLDFATLPMAGSFYMTNQKMLNGKVYMVQNPKLPFAALHGDPDILEHGLTRFGPTALVLPKLERFKPGTYLDFWKTLNFDANIVTIFYDLLKDSDIRNYIFRNFLFEVPYLNKKLFVKDARKIVPSLSVDDIHYAEGFGGVRPQVLNKKERKLMLGEASINTGEGIVFNMTPSPGATSCLGNAKRDVINLCAFLGKEFDKAKFEHELVEENLTQSQIDQKLQAKYVSEIRAEIHAHEEKYFQNLNDGHELPSYWDKPYSPWRNRRDHWSF; this is encoded by the coding sequence ATGAATCAAGACCGTTACGAAGTACTCATCGTCGGTGCGGGCATCTCCGGTGCGGCACTCACTTATGAACTGGCACGCTATACAAATGTAAACCGTATCGCAGTGCTGGAAAAATATGAAGATGTCGCTACTCTCAATACCAGTGGCAAAGCAAATTCCCAGACCATTCACTTTGGTGACATCGAGACGAACTACACGGTTTCGAAAGCCTCCATTACCAAACAGACCGCCAAAATGGTGGAGAAGTACTGTCTGCAGCACCATCTTGAGAACGACGTCATCTTCTCCCACCAGAAGATGGCACTGGGTGTCGGTGACCGAGAGGTGGAGTTCATGCTCGAACGTTATGAAGAGTTCAAGGACCTCTTCCCCAACCTGCAGGTTTGGGACAAAGAACACCTCAAGACCATCGAACCCAAACTTGTCTTCGACGAGAACGGCAAGGAGAGACCGGAGACCATCGTAGGTATAGGCTCAGTGGGTGAGTGGACGACAGTAGACTACGGGAAAATGACCAAAAGTCTCATAGAGAATGCAAAAAAAGAGCCAGATACGCAGGTCGATCTCTTTTTGAACACCCAGGTAACCGACATCAAAAAACTGGATGAAGGCGGCTATGAAGTGCAGACCGGAAACGGAACCTACTTTGCAGACTCCGTGGTGGTCAATGCCGGTGCGCACTCCCTTTTCCTTGCACACAAAATGGGGTACGGCCTTGACTTCGCCACCCTGCCTATGGCGGGAAGTTTCTACATGACAAACCAGAAGATGCTCAACGGCAAGGTCTATATGGTTCAGAACCCCAAACTGCCGTTCGCTGCACTGCACGGTGACCCCGATATTCTGGAACACGGGTTGACCCGTTTCGGACCGACCGCACTTGTACTTCCTAAACTTGAACGTTTCAAGCCGGGTACCTACCTGGACTTCTGGAAAACCCTCAACTTCGATGCCAATATCGTGACGATCTTCTATGACCTGCTCAAAGACAGCGATATCAGGAACTACATCTTCCGGAACTTCCTCTTTGAAGTACCCTACCTGAACAAAAAACTCTTTGTCAAAGATGCCAGAAAGATCGTCCCTTCTCTCAGTGTGGACGACATCCACTATGCTGAAGGATTCGGCGGTGTCCGACCACAGGTACTCAACAAGAAAGAGCGAAAACTGATGCTCGGGGAAGCTTCCATCAACACCGGCGAGGGGATCGTCTTCAACATGACACCCTCACCGGGTGCTACCAGCTGTCTGGGCAATGCCAAAAGAGATGTCATCAACCTCTGTGCCTTTTTGGGCAAAGAGTTCGACAAAGCGAAATTCGAACATGAACTGGTCGAAGAGAACCTGACACAAAGCCAGATCGACCAGAAACTCCAGGCCAAATATGTTTCCGAGATCAGGGCCGAGATACATGCACATGAAGAGAAGTATTTCCAGAACCTCAATGACGGCCATGAACTGCCAAGCTACTGGGACAAACCCTACTCCCCATGGCGTAACAGAAGAGACCACTGGTCATTTTAA
- the hisG gene encoding ATP phosphoribosyltransferase: MLTVALPKGRIAEQTLEIFAEIFGGEFKFEGRELIMEKEGFRFLNVRNQDVPTYVEHGAADIGVVGLDVITEKELDIIQLLDMQLGKCKVAIGIKNEDELDWSRPNIKVATKMVNITKNYFAQKAVGVEVVKLYGSIELAPLVGLADAIVDIVETGNTMRENGLKVAEDIMDSSAHLIANKNSFYAKKGEILSLYEKIKAVVERNG, encoded by the coding sequence ATGTTAACCGTAGCACTTCCCAAAGGGAGAATTGCAGAGCAGACCCTGGAGATCTTCGCTGAGATCTTCGGCGGAGAGTTCAAATTCGAAGGGCGTGAGCTCATTATGGAAAAAGAGGGATTCCGTTTCCTCAATGTACGTAACCAGGATGTACCGACCTATGTAGAACACGGTGCGGCAGACATCGGTGTAGTAGGACTGGATGTCATTACGGAAAAAGAGCTCGATATCATACAGCTTCTCGATATGCAGCTTGGAAAATGCAAAGTGGCCATTGGTATCAAGAACGAAGATGAACTCGACTGGAGCAGACCGAACATCAAAGTGGCGACAAAAATGGTGAACATCACCAAGAACTACTTTGCACAAAAAGCGGTCGGTGTGGAAGTGGTAAAGCTCTACGGTTCCATCGAACTGGCACCGCTTGTCGGTCTGGCTGATGCCATTGTCGATATCGTCGAGACAGGCAATACCATGAGAGAGAATGGCCTGAAGGTCGCTGAAGATATTATGGATTCTTCCGCGCACCTCATTGCCAACAAGAACAGCTTCTATGCCAAAAAAGGTGAGATCCTTTCACTCTATGAAAAGATCAAAGCTGTTGTAGAAAGAAATGGCTAA
- the rpsR gene encoding 30S ribosomal protein S18, giving the protein MAERRKFKKRFCKYCEQKVDFIDYKDLNSLKFSLSERFKIMPRRLTGNCKRHQEMVTVAIKRARQTALIPYIVDRKNVVENPFELIK; this is encoded by the coding sequence ATGGCAGAAAGAAGAAAATTTAAAAAAAGATTTTGTAAATATTGTGAGCAGAAAGTCGACTTTATCGACTATAAAGATCTGAATTCACTCAAGTTCAGCTTGAGCGAAAGATTCAAGATCATGCCAAGAAGATTGACAGGTAACTGTAAAAGACACCAGGAAATGGTAACAGTTGCGATCAAAAGAGCAAGACAAACAGCACTTATTCCGTATATCGTAGATAGAAAGAATGTTGTTGAAAATCCGTTTGAACTGATCAAATAG
- a CDS encoding tyrosine-type recombinase/integrase — translation MSDLLVAFEEYVSVTKALDALTVSSYLSDLKQLEAYTQKPLTKLDTTDILSFLATFKNKRTLNRKLSSINTFFHFCHLQNFTHEKIRIPMAKVPKNLPKYLSPEEIMEGVNMIDRSKVMGLRDYALILFLYASGCRISEALNVQRSDILEGWLKIRFAKGEKERVVPLAPVAIEALESYLQAQDMNSSYIWLNYRGEKLSRISAYKIVRKYLGVSPHVLRHSFASSLIIGGADLRVVQELLGHASLETTQIYTHIQKQNLQDTMRSYHPLS, via the coding sequence GTGAGTGATCTGCTTGTTGCCTTTGAAGAGTATGTCTCTGTCACCAAAGCGCTCGATGCACTGACGGTAAGCTCCTACCTGAGTGATCTGAAACAGCTGGAGGCGTACACTCAAAAACCCCTTACCAAACTTGACACCACGGACATTCTCTCCTTCCTTGCTACTTTCAAGAACAAACGGACCCTCAACAGGAAACTCTCTTCCATCAATACTTTTTTCCACTTCTGCCATCTGCAGAACTTCACCCATGAGAAGATCAGGATCCCCATGGCAAAAGTACCCAAGAACCTTCCCAAATATCTCAGTCCCGAGGAGATCATGGAGGGAGTGAATATGATCGATAGAAGCAAAGTCATGGGTTTGCGTGACTATGCGCTGATACTCTTTCTCTATGCCAGCGGCTGTCGTATCTCCGAAGCATTGAATGTGCAGCGCAGCGATATACTCGAAGGGTGGCTCAAGATCCGTTTTGCCAAAGGAGAGAAGGAGCGTGTCGTCCCCCTGGCGCCTGTTGCTATTGAGGCACTGGAAAGCTATCTTCAGGCACAGGATATGAACAGCAGCTACATCTGGCTCAACTACAGGGGAGAAAAGCTCAGTCGTATCTCCGCCTATAAGATCGTCAGGAAGTATCTGGGGGTCTCACCGCATGTGCTGCGCCACTCCTTTGCCTCCTCTCTTATCATCGGCGGAGCGGACCTGCGGGTAGTACAGGAACTGCTGGGGCATGCTTCGCTTGAAACGACGCAGATATACACGCACATCCAGAAGCAGAACCTGCAGGATACGATGCGAAGTTACCACCCTTTGAGTTGA